The Paracholeplasma brassicae genome includes the window AATAATCTTAATTAGACATGGTGAACCAAGATATGATGAGGTAATCGAAAGAGGGTATCCTAATCAAGGATACGATCTCGGTAAGTTAACCGATAGAGGTGTATCACAAGCACATCAAGTAAGTAAAGACGTTAGATTAAAACAAGCTGAAATAATTATCAGCTCCCCATATACAAGAGCATTACAAACGGCAGCGATTATTTCTAAAAACACACAAATCGATTTGGTTGTGGAAAATGATTTACACGAATGGATGCCTGATATTACATTTAAAAATGCAATCAATCCAGGTTCAGCGTATCCTGAATACATGAAAAATAACGGGTATTTACCTGCAAACTCCTTATTTACCTATGAAACATTTGATCAATTAAAAAGACGTGTTAGAAAAGCAGTTGATAAATACAAAGACTATAATAAGATTATTGTTGTATGTCATGGTATTGTGATGTCAACATTTACTAAGTTTGACGATTTGATTGAACATTGTGGGGTTAGAGTCGTCAGTTATGAATGATTTTAGTAGTAAACTAATTAAATGGTATTTAGCAAATAAAAGAGATCTACCTTGGAGAAACACGACCAATCCATATCACATTTGGGTTTCTGAAATCATGTTACAGCAAACCCAAGCAGCAACGGTAATCCCTTATTACCTTAGATTTATTGAAACCCTACCCTCCATTGAAGATTTAGCAAAGGTTGATTTAGATCTCTTGTACAAGTTATGGGAAGGTCTTGGGTATTATTCAAGAGCTAGAAATCTAAAAAATGCAGCAATGACAATCATGGAAAAACACCAAGGGGTTTTACCAAACACATATGACGATTTAATCAAACTTAAAGGCATAGGCAGATATACTGCAGGTGCAATTCTATCTTTAGCATTTCACTTACCTTATAGTGCCACGGATGGTAATGTCATTAGAACATTGTCTCGTTATTATGGTATAAAAGAAGATACCCGATTAGAAAAGACGAAAACCATCATCGATGGCTTAAATCAGAAAAATATATCGATCATCGATCCGCATAATTACACACAGGCCATGATTGAAATGGGTGCAACGCTCTGCACGAAATCAAAGCCAAAGTGTGAAATTTGCCCAATAAACGAACATTGTTATGCATATCTTAACAACAAACAAAGTGAGCTTCCATTTACCTCGAAACTAAAACAAAAGAAAGAAATTCAATGGATCACCGTGATTCTAAGAAATGAGGCAGGTGATTACCTACTTCAAAAACAAGAGACGAATTTATTGAACGGACTCTATTTATACCCTCAGTTCGAAGCGGAATCCATTAATTATGTGGAAGACATATTTAATGAATTAGGTGCAACCCTGTTTATTAATGAAGACATCGGGAGTTACACACACGTGTTTTCTCATTTAAAATGGGACATGAGAGTATATCATGCAACGACGTCTTCTAACTTAGACTATACGGTTGTAAAGCCATCAAACTTTGATTTATATCCAATGGCAACTGCCCATAAACAAATAAAGAAGGATTAACATGAAAAAACTTATTTTGATTAAAGGTTATTTAGCGACTGGTAAAACAACATTCAAAACACAATTAGAAGAACGATTTTCAATTCCTTCATTTGATAAAGACACAATAAAAGAAACGATTAGTGATGTGATTGGTTTTTCTAATCGTGAGGAAAATAAACGTCTTAGTAGAGCCACGATGGCTGTAATGTTTCAAATATTAAAGCATTTTATGAAAACAAACAATGACTTAATTTTGGAGTCAAATTTCCATAAAGAAGAATTTGAAGAAATCAAGCGTCAACAAGTACTATTTGGGTATGATGTCTTAGTCCTTGATTTTTATGCAGACCCCTCAGTGCTTTATGACCGTTTTTTAAAAAGAGCCAAACAAAACAGACACATCACGCATTTAAGTATGGATTTTGTTGATCAAGTTGGATTTGAAGACTACCTTAGTAAAGATGACTTCATTATCCCTTTTAATCAAGTAATTAGAGTCGATGCAACCACATTTGATTATCAAAATGATCCTTCTTTATTGTTAAAAATAGAACATTTTTTAGAAAAAAATCCCGATAAAGGGATTTTAGATTTCATCGTGAAACAGTGATTTAAAACCAGTATTTTGATTAAGAATTAAATAGAGCGGTAATCCTATCACATACGTTACAACAAATTGGCCAATAAACACACTACCCATATTGAGCAAATAAGGGGTTTCAAAAGCAAGTGTGAGTGCAAAGCCGACGATGAGTGCGTTAATCAGGCTAGGATACAACAGTCTTACATACAAATTCTTTGTTTTAATCATGAGTAGTAACGTTAGAAATGTTGCGAATGTACCAAAGGTTAAGTCATAAACGAGTAAGGGGCTAAACAAGTTAGCAACAAAACACCCGATGGTTAGACCTACGATTGATTTGTGATCGAATAGCACAATAATGACTAATAGTTCCGCAATTCTAAATTGCAGCGATTCATAGCTAATCGGTTGAAACAGAAAGACGAGTACGACATAGATAGAAGCAATCATTGCTTGTCTAATGTAGTCTCTTAAAGTAAAATTAAACATAGTTATATCTCCTTGTTTTGTTTTCGCAGGTGCTCTAGTACTGCGGGTTTTTCAAAAACCATGATAAACTATAACACATTTATGATATAATTTCAATAGAAGAAGAAAGGTTTGAATAGCACATGGCAATTAGATATGAATTATTACATACATGCAAACAGTCTGGTGCAAGATACGGGTTACTTCACACGCCTCACGGGACGTTTGAAACCCCAATTTTTATGCCAGTTGGTACACAAGCAACGGTTAAGACATTAACACCTGAGGAGATTAAGGAAGTCTCTGATGGGTTAATTCTAGGAAACACCTATCACTTATGGCTTCAACCAGGTGATGACATCATTAAAGCACACGGTGGAATTCGTGGTTTTATGAAATGGGATGGTGCGCTACTGACAGATAGTGGTGGCTTTCAAGTGTTCTCGTTAAACTCAATTCGTAAAATTAAAGAAGAAGGTGTTTATTTTAGACACCATAAAAACGGGGATATGTTGTTTTTATCACCTGAAAAGGCAATTGAAATACAGGAGAATTTAGGTGCAGACATCATCATGAGTTTTGATGAGTGCCCACCACATGACGCGACCTACGACTACATGAAAGATTCAATTGAACGTACCCTCAGATGGGCTAAAAGAGGTAAAGACGCACACAAAACAGATCAAGCATTGTTTGGTATCATACAAGGTGGTCTTGATGATGAACTTCGGTTGTATTCCGCAAAAAAGACAATTGAACTTGATTTTCCTGGCTATTCAATCGGTGGATTAAGTGTTGGCGAATCTAAAGAAGAAATGTATCGAATTTTAGATTTGTTAAAACCAGTAATGCCAACCGATAAACCTAGATACTTGATGGGTGTCGGTTCGCCTGATGATTTAGTTGAAGGGGTCATTCGTGGGGTAGATATGTTCGATTGTGTCTTACCAACCAGAAACGCTAGACACGGAACAGCATTCACAACCGAGGGAAAAATTCAAATTAGAAATAAGCGATTTGAAATGGATTTCTCGCCATTAGATCCAGGTTTGATTACACCAATTTCAAAGTATTCGAAATCATACGTTAGACATTTATTTAAAGCTGAGGAAATTCTAGGTATGCGAATCATGACGTATCAAAATTTAGCTTTCTTAAAGCATTTAATGAGCGAAATTAGACAAGCAATCAAAGAAGATCGATTGCTCGATTTTAAAGAAGAGTTCTTCAAGAAGTACGGTTATTCAAAATAGTTTTTCAAAAAGTCCTAAATGTCTTTTAATTATATTAAAGTTAGTGTAAAATAAATATAGTGTTATTTATCGTTAAGGAGGGTGTGTTATGGTATTTGGAGAAAATGACAATTTCAATCAAAAGCCGGTAATTAAAGTAATCGGAGTAGGTGGTGGCGGCGGTAACGCTGTGAACCGTATGATTGAAAATGACGTCAAGGGTGTTGATTTTATTGCAGTCAACACGGATGCCCAAGTGTTAAGAGTATCAAGAGCAGAAACAAGACTTCAAATAGGTAAGCACTTAACTAGAGGCTTAGGCGCTGGTGCTAAACCTGAAGTCGGTAAACGAGCAGCGTTAGAATCCGAAGATGAAATCAGAATGGTTCTTAGTAACGCAGACATGATTTTTATTACCGCAGGTATGGGTGGAGGCACTGGAACAGGTGCTGCACCAATCATTGCGAGATTGGCCAAAGAAATGGGTTGTTTGACCATTGGGATAGTCACAAAACCATTTGCATTTGAAGGGCCAAACCGTACTCAAGCAGCGATTGCAGGACTTGAGGAATTAAAACAATTTGTTGACACACTCATCGTTATTCCAAACGAACGCTTATTATCAATCATCGATCCAAACACTCAAATGCTAGATGCATTTAGAGAAGCAGATAATGTTTTAAGACAAGGTGTCCAAGGGATTGCAGAAATAATTGCAGTACCTGGATTAATTAACGTTGACTTTGCTGACGTGAGAACCGTCATGGAAAATAAAGGAACCGCATTAATGGGTATCGGTATTGCAAGTGGTGAAAACAGGGCAGTTGAAGCAGCCAGAAAAGCCATTCATTCAAAGTTACTTGAAGTAAGCATTGATGGGGCAACCGACGCGATTGTCAACATCACGAGTGGAACCAACATTACATTGTTTGAGGTTTCACAAGCATTAGATGAAATCAGAAATGCAACTGATTTTGAGTTGAATGTCATTTATGGTACAACTTTAAATGTCGATTTGAATGATGAAATGATTGTCACAGTGATTGCAACTGGTTATGAGTTAAAAGCAAAAGATTCAACCATTGATGACTTTGCAACACAAATATTTAAGAAAACAACCAATGATCAAATTAAAATCACACCAACTGGTTTTGAAAAACAAGATGAAATGCCATCTTATAGAGAACCAGAACAGCCTAAACCTAGTTCACAAAAACTACCTAGTTGGCTACAAAGTAAAAATAAAAAATAAAAACAGAAAGAGGCCATTGTGCCTTTTTTGATGAAATGAGGAATATAATATGTTAAGAGCTGGAATTGTAGGTTTACCAAACGTCGGAAAATCAACGCTATTTAATGCAATTACAAAGTCAGGTGCATTAGCGGCAAACTATCCATTTGCAACCATTGACCCAAACGTTGGTATCGTTACCTTAAAAGACCACCGTTTAGATGTACTTGCAAAAATGTATCAATCTAAAAAAATCGTCCCAACCACGGTTGAGTTTATCGATATCGCAGGTTTAGTTAAAGGGGCATCCAAAGGTGAAGGTTTAGGCAACCAGTTTTTAAGCCATATTCGTGAAGTTGATACCATATGTCAAGTCGTAAGACTATTTAATGACGACAATATCGTCCATGTAGAAGGCTCAGTAAACCCACTAAGAGACATTGAGACCATTCAACTTGAATTGAACTTTGCCGACATTGATACGATTAATAAACGTCTACCAAAAATAGAAAAAAAAGCAAAAGTTGGTGGTTCATCTGATGAAAAAGCCGAGTACGAAGTGTTAAAAAAAGCGCTTGAGGGCTTAATGAATGATACCCCACTACGTTTGTTAGAATTAACAGAAGAAGAAAAGTCGATCATTAAGAGTTTTAATTTCTTATCATTAAAGCCAATGGTCTACATTTGTAACGTTTCAATGGATGATTTACAAACGCTTAAAACAAACGAACTATTCATAAAAGTGACAGAAAAAGGAGAAAGTGAAGGTGCTGACGTGGTTGCGATTTCTGCTCAAATTGAGTCCGAATTGGCCATGTTAGACGACGATGAAAAAGACGTATTCATGGAAGAACTAGGCATGAATGAATCAGGTCTAGATCAGTTAATTCGTATTACTTATCATCGATTGGGCTTACAAACCTACTTCACTGCTGGACCAATGGAAGCGCGTGCTTGGACCTTTAAAAAAGGGATGAGCGCACCAGAATGTGCAGGGATTATTCATACCGATTTCGAACGAGGCTTTATTCGAGCAGAAACCGTATCCTTTAGTGACTTAGAAAAATATGGATCTTATCTTCAAGCAAAAGAAGCTGGCCGTGTGCGACTTGAAGGTAAAGACTATAAAGTCGTTGATGGCGACGTCATGCTATTTCGATTTAATGTCTAATTTTAAGAAAAACGTTGACTTAATCAATGAATCAATTAAAGGACATGCGGTAACGGTTGTATGCGCATCGAAGTACGTCTCATCAGATGAGATACGTGAACTTCACAATTTAGGTGTGAAGCATTTTGGTGAAAACCGAGTCGATGCCCTACTCGATAAAAAAGAAAATCTACAAGATATTTCTGTTATCTGGCATTTGATTGGCACGCTTCAAACCAACAAAGTAAAAAAAATAATCAATGAAATTGACTATTTTCATGCACTTGATAGTTTAAAACTAGCAAAGACAATCAACAATTATCGCACAAAGCCTTTAAATTGTTTTATTGAGGTTAACGTTTTAAAAGAAGAATCAAAACACGGGATTGAAACAGAAGATTTAACGGATTTTATTAATGAAGTGAAAAAGTATGATAAAATTAAAGTAGTTGGGTTGATGACTATGGGAAAACAAAATGATATAGATCAAACGACGTTGGCTTTTAAAAAGCTTAACGAACTAAAAACATTTTATGGTCTAGAATCTCTTTCAATGGGGATGACAGACGATTACCTAATAGCGTTAACTTACGGTGCTGATTTTATTCGTATTGGCAGAAAGTTTATTTTATAGAGGTGAACCCATGGGCTTTTTTAGTAAATCAAAACAACAAACCACAAGAGAATTACCAAACTATCAAAAAGAAAGCATAACGAACAGTTTTGAACGAATCATTTTCGAACACATCACGACCGATGAAGATGAATACATCATGACGCTAGCTCAAGAATTACTATCGGGCAACCCATTAGTACTCAACTTTGAAGAACAAAGTCCTGATTCAGCGAATAAAATCATGGCGTTTTTATCCGGTGTGATTTTTGCTGTGGAAGGTCAAATTGTCCAAATTAGTCAAAAAGTGTTTTTATTTGCTCGCGAACAAGATTTCAAAGACGGTACGTTAAAACAATTTATTGATGAATACAAAGAGTGAGTTTTATCAAAGGGTTAAAAAGCAAGAAGAACGATATAACAAACCCATCTTATATCGTTATTTAAACCCGCTTGAACAGGAAATTGTAAAAAATGTATTTAAAGACTATTACATCTTTGAATCATCAATAGATGCCGAATACAAACGATTGTACGTGACCGATTTAAACGAAGAGTTAGACTTTCAAATCAGTTATTATAAATCAACGTATATGGATAAAGAAATTAGCCATCGAGATGTGTTAGGTGCGTTAATGAACTTAGGAATTAATCGTGATGTGTTTGGTGATATCTTGATCACCGATTCTCACGTCTACATTGAATGCATCAAGGAACAATCCACTTATATTAAAGATAACCTTCATCAAATTAAAAGGGATTTCATTTTCTTTGAAGAAACAACCAAACCAGATGAATCAATCGTTGAAAAAAAAGAAGAACTAACAATCTCGGTCGATTCGATTCGACTGGATGCGATTATCTCTAAAGTATTTGGTATCAAGCGTGACGATGTGAAGAAAATGATTGAGCAAGGTTACGTTAAAGTAAATTACTTTATAACCGAAAAAATCATGCATAAATTAAATCCATGTGATATAATATCTATTAGAGGCTACGGACGAATCATATACATTGATACCGAGGGCTTATCGAAAAAACAAAAAACAAGAGTTAAACTACATATCTTACGATGAGTTGGACACGTATCAATTAGTCACGTATGAAAAAGCGAGTTAGGGTTGGTGTAAGCCTAAACGTACGTAATTGATATATCACCAAGGAGTAACTGTTTGCCGCGTTAAGGCATTGAGTGCTAGTCAATTGACTAGAACTAAGGTGGTACCGCGATTATTTCGTCCTTAGATTTATTTCTAAGGGCTTTTTTTATTTATTAGGAGGATTAAGACTATGGAATTAAAAGACACACTACTACTCCCTAAAACCTCATTTGAAATGAGAGGTAATTTAGGTGTGAGAGAGGTTGATTTTCAAGCCAAATGGGAAGCCATGAGCTTGTATGAAAAAGTATTAAAGAAGAACGAGGCAAAACCATCGTTTATTTTGCATGATGGACCACCTTACGCCAATGGAGCAATCCATATTGGGCATTCCATGAACAAAATATTAAAGGATTTCATCATTCGATACAAAACGATGAGTGGTTTTTATGCGCCATATATCCCAGGCTGGGACACTCATGGTCTACCAATTGAAACCGCACTTTCAAAAAAAGGTGTTAATCGAAAGAACTTGACCATTGATGAATTTCGAACGCTTTGTCATCATTACGCACTTGAACAAATTGATATGCAAAAACAACAATTCAAACGCTTAGGCATACTTGGTGAATGGGACAACCCATACATTACTTTAAATCCTGAATTTGAAGCAGATCAACTAAGAGTATTTGCGAAAATGGCAGACAAAGGTTTAATTTTTAAAGGCTTAAAACCAGTTTACTGGTCACCATCAAGCGAATCTGCACTTGCAGAAGCTGAAATTGAATATCAAGACGTTACCTCACCATCAATTTACGTCTCTTTTTCAGTCTGCTCAGAGGGGCAATTTAAAAACAACAACTTAATCATTTGGACAACAACCCCATGGACACTTCCAGCAAACTTAGCGATTTCGGCTAACCCTAAACTGACGTATGTTCGCTTTAATTACAATAACCAAATCTATATAGTTGCAAAATCGCTTTACGAAAAAGTGATTTCAACACTTCAGTTTGAAGGGGCAACGATTTTAGATGAAGTGCTAGGAGATCAACTAGAATTATTAAACTATGTTCACCCACTAAATGGCAGAGTAAACCCCGTCATCTTAGGCGACCACGTGACCGATACCGATGGCACAGGCTTAGTTCATACCGCACCAGGGCATGGGGAAGATGACTACATCGTTGGTAACAAATACAACCTAGACATCTTAGTACCTGTGGACGATCGTGGTATTTTCACGAGTGATGCTAATGAGTTTGAAGGTATCTACTATGAAAAAGCCAATCCAATGATTATTGAACGGTTAAAAGAACTTGGTAATTTACTGCATGTCAATTACTTTGTCCACAGTTACCCACACGACTGGCGAACAAAAAAACCAGTGATTTTTAGAGCAACCCCACAATGGTTTGCCTCTATCGAACAATTGAAAAAACGCCTGCTTGAAGAAATTGAATCAACAAATTGGGTTCAAAAGTGGGGCGAACTACGTATATCAAATATGATCAAAGATCGTGGCGATTGGTGCATCAGTCGTCAACGTGCTTGGGGCGTTCCAATCCCAGTGTTTTATGCAGAAGATGGTACACCAATCTTGGATAAAGATGTGATTAACCACGTTGCTGATATTTTTGCTAAAGAAGGTTCTAATGCTTGGTTTACCAAAGACGCAACACAACTATTGCCAGAGGGCTATACTCACCCAGGTAGTCCTAATTCTATCTTTAGAAAAGAAACAGACATTATGGACGTTTGGTTTGATTCAGGATCAAGTCATCAACTATTAGAACGAAGAGGGCTTAATTACCCAGCTGACTTGTACGTTGAAGGTTCTGACCAATACCGTGGCTGGTTTAATTCAAGCTTAATCACAGGCGTTGCCACTAAAAATCAAGCCCCTTACCGCTCAGTAATTTCACATGGATTTGTGCTTGATAAAAATGGTAAAGCGATGTCAAAATCTCTTGGTAATACCGTAGATCCTCTAAAAATTACCAACGAAATGGGTGCGGATATTCTCCGTTTATGGGTCTCTTCAGTCGAATACTCTTCTGACGTCCGTATCGGTGATCAAATGATGAAACAAGTCTCAGAATCCTACCGAAAAATAAGAAACACACTTAAATTTTTATTAAGTAACTTATTTGATTTTGATCCTAAGGAGAACAAAGTAGCCTATGACGATCTAGGTTCATTAGACAAAGTCATGCTTCATAAACTAGAAGAACTACGTAAAGACGTAATTAGTGCCTATGACCAGTATAAATTTGATACGGTCTATCGTTTAATTACCAATTACATGATTAATGACTTAAGTGCTTTCTATTTAGACTA containing:
- a CDS encoding histidine phosphatase family protein; this encodes MPEIILIRHGEPRYDEVIERGYPNQGYDLGKLTDRGVSQAHQVSKDVRLKQAEIIISSPYTRALQTAAIISKNTQIDLVVENDLHEWMPDITFKNAINPGSAYPEYMKNNGYLPANSLFTYETFDQLKRRVRKAVDKYKDYNKIIVVCHGIVMSTFTKFDDLIEHCGVRVVSYE
- the mutY gene encoding A/G-specific adenine glycosylase, with protein sequence MNDFSSKLIKWYLANKRDLPWRNTTNPYHIWVSEIMLQQTQAATVIPYYLRFIETLPSIEDLAKVDLDLLYKLWEGLGYYSRARNLKNAAMTIMEKHQGVLPNTYDDLIKLKGIGRYTAGAILSLAFHLPYSATDGNVIRTLSRYYGIKEDTRLEKTKTIIDGLNQKNISIIDPHNYTQAMIEMGATLCTKSKPKCEICPINEHCYAYLNNKQSELPFTSKLKQKKEIQWITVILRNEAGDYLLQKQETNLLNGLYLYPQFEAESINYVEDIFNELGATLFINEDIGSYTHVFSHLKWDMRVYHATTSSNLDYTVVKPSNFDLYPMATAHKQIKKD
- a CDS encoding AAA family ATPase → MKKLILIKGYLATGKTTFKTQLEERFSIPSFDKDTIKETISDVIGFSNREENKRLSRATMAVMFQILKHFMKTNNDLILESNFHKEEFEEIKRQQVLFGYDVLVLDFYADPSVLYDRFLKRAKQNRHITHLSMDFVDQVGFEDYLSKDDFIIPFNQVIRVDATTFDYQNDPSLLLKIEHFLEKNPDKGILDFIVKQ
- a CDS encoding QueT transporter family protein, whose amino-acid sequence is MFNFTLRDYIRQAMIASIYVVLVFLFQPISYESLQFRIAELLVIIVLFDHKSIVGLTIGCFVANLFSPLLVYDLTFGTFATFLTLLLMIKTKNLYVRLLYPSLINALIVGFALTLAFETPYLLNMGSVFIGQFVVTYVIGLPLYLILNQNTGFKSLFHDEI
- the tgt gene encoding tRNA guanosine(34) transglycosylase Tgt, with protein sequence MAIRYELLHTCKQSGARYGLLHTPHGTFETPIFMPVGTQATVKTLTPEEIKEVSDGLILGNTYHLWLQPGDDIIKAHGGIRGFMKWDGALLTDSGGFQVFSLNSIRKIKEEGVYFRHHKNGDMLFLSPEKAIEIQENLGADIIMSFDECPPHDATYDYMKDSIERTLRWAKRGKDAHKTDQALFGIIQGGLDDELRLYSAKKTIELDFPGYSIGGLSVGESKEEMYRILDLLKPVMPTDKPRYLMGVGSPDDLVEGVIRGVDMFDCVLPTRNARHGTAFTTEGKIQIRNKRFEMDFSPLDPGLITPISKYSKSYVRHLFKAEEILGMRIMTYQNLAFLKHLMSEIRQAIKEDRLLDFKEEFFKKYGYSK
- the ftsZ gene encoding cell division protein FtsZ — protein: MVFGENDNFNQKPVIKVIGVGGGGGNAVNRMIENDVKGVDFIAVNTDAQVLRVSRAETRLQIGKHLTRGLGAGAKPEVGKRAALESEDEIRMVLSNADMIFITAGMGGGTGTGAAPIIARLAKEMGCLTIGIVTKPFAFEGPNRTQAAIAGLEELKQFVDTLIVIPNERLLSIIDPNTQMLDAFREADNVLRQGVQGIAEIIAVPGLINVDFADVRTVMENKGTALMGIGIASGENRAVEAARKAIHSKLLEVSIDGATDAIVNITSGTNITLFEVSQALDEIRNATDFELNVIYGTTLNVDLNDEMIVTVIATGYELKAKDSTIDDFATQIFKKTTNDQIKITPTGFEKQDEMPSYREPEQPKPSSQKLPSWLQSKNKK
- the ychF gene encoding redox-regulated ATPase YchF: MLRAGIVGLPNVGKSTLFNAITKSGALAANYPFATIDPNVGIVTLKDHRLDVLAKMYQSKKIVPTTVEFIDIAGLVKGASKGEGLGNQFLSHIREVDTICQVVRLFNDDNIVHVEGSVNPLRDIETIQLELNFADIDTINKRLPKIEKKAKVGGSSDEKAEYEVLKKALEGLMNDTPLRLLELTEEEKSIIKSFNFLSLKPMVYICNVSMDDLQTLKTNELFIKVTEKGESEGADVVAISAQIESELAMLDDDEKDVFMEELGMNESGLDQLIRITYHRLGLQTYFTAGPMEARAWTFKKGMSAPECAGIIHTDFERGFIRAETVSFSDLEKYGSYLQAKEAGRVRLEGKDYKVVDGDVMLFRFNV
- a CDS encoding YggS family pyridoxal phosphate-dependent enzyme is translated as MATSCYFDLMSNFKKNVDLINESIKGHAVTVVCASKYVSSDEIRELHNLGVKHFGENRVDALLDKKENLQDISVIWHLIGTLQTNKVKKIINEIDYFHALDSLKLAKTINNYRTKPLNCFIEVNVLKEESKHGIETEDLTDFINEVKKYDKIKVVGLMTMGKQNDIDQTTLAFKKLNELKTFYGLESLSMGMTDDYLIALTYGADFIRIGRKFIL
- the sepF gene encoding cell division protein SepF; amino-acid sequence: MGFFSKSKQQTTRELPNYQKESITNSFERIIFEHITTDEDEYIMTLAQELLSGNPLVLNFEEQSPDSANKIMAFLSGVIFAVEGQIVQISQKVFLFAREQDFKDGTLKQFIDEYKE
- a CDS encoding YlmH/Sll1252 family protein translates to MNTKSEFYQRVKKQEERYNKPILYRYLNPLEQEIVKNVFKDYYIFESSIDAEYKRLYVTDLNEELDFQISYYKSTYMDKEISHRDVLGALMNLGINRDVFGDILITDSHVYIECIKEQSTYIKDNLHQIKRDFIFFEETTKPDESIVEKKEELTISVDSIRLDAIISKVFGIKRDDVKKMIEQGYVKVNYFITEKIMHKLNPCDIISIRGYGRIIYIDTEGLSKKQKTRVKLHILR
- the ileS gene encoding isoleucine--tRNA ligase, with protein sequence MELKDTLLLPKTSFEMRGNLGVREVDFQAKWEAMSLYEKVLKKNEAKPSFILHDGPPYANGAIHIGHSMNKILKDFIIRYKTMSGFYAPYIPGWDTHGLPIETALSKKGVNRKNLTIDEFRTLCHHYALEQIDMQKQQFKRLGILGEWDNPYITLNPEFEADQLRVFAKMADKGLIFKGLKPVYWSPSSESALAEAEIEYQDVTSPSIYVSFSVCSEGQFKNNNLIIWTTTPWTLPANLAISANPKLTYVRFNYNNQIYIVAKSLYEKVISTLQFEGATILDEVLGDQLELLNYVHPLNGRVNPVILGDHVTDTDGTGLVHTAPGHGEDDYIVGNKYNLDILVPVDDRGIFTSDANEFEGIYYEKANPMIIERLKELGNLLHVNYFVHSYPHDWRTKKPVIFRATPQWFASIEQLKKRLLEEIESTNWVQKWGELRISNMIKDRGDWCISRQRAWGVPIPVFYAEDGTPILDKDVINHVADIFAKEGSNAWFTKDATQLLPEGYTHPGSPNSIFRKETDIMDVWFDSGSSHQLLERRGLNYPADLYVEGSDQYRGWFNSSLITGVATKNQAPYRSVISHGFVLDKNGKAMSKSLGNTVDPLKITNEMGADILRLWVSSVEYSSDVRIGDQMMKQVSESYRKIRNTLKFLLSNLFDFDPKENKVAYDDLGSLDKVMLHKLEELRKDVISAYDQYKFDTVYRLITNYMINDLSAFYLDYTKDILYVESQNGLMRRSVQTVLYDQLMVLLKLIAPILPHTASEAYWSIETARKEDIYLEDMPAKMDFNDLELDHDFDAFMALRTETLKVLEEMRKNKVIGKSLEASLSVDITKQIKESIDRLNINLTQVLMVSSIEFNLADHLEVHATKADGLKCERCWNIVPHVNEQHVCERCHQVLEEIK